One window of the Capsicum annuum cultivar UCD-10X-F1 unplaced genomic scaffold, UCD10Xv1.1 ctg81288, whole genome shotgun sequence genome contains the following:
- the LOC124895317 gene encoding uncharacterized protein LOC124895317 — protein MYSNILAIDINFCASINFLPKEMQFVQDVILPGKFHYKCERCLFFLHQGCFNMPKNLQHLVGPIHHLTLLATPSSSIDHYSGTKCKCNACGKDITGFCYACAKCSTYYHTLCSLALPLSMELPSHCQKLDLEFCPPYDFKCDLCKKPSYKGWLYHCSSCEFDAHISCAITHQGADIENQ, from the coding sequence ATGTATTCCAACATTTTAGCCATAGACATCAACTTCTGTGCATCAATAAACTTCCTCCCAAAGGAAATGCAATTTGTTCAGGATGTTATATTGCCTGGTAAATTCCACTACAAATGCGAAAGATGCTTATTTTTCCTTCATCAAGGATGCTTCAACATGCCTAAGAATTTGCAGCATCTAGTGGGTCCAATCCACCATCTTACTCTACTAGCCACACCTTCTTCATCGATTGATCATTACTCGGGCACCAAATGCAAATGCAACGCGTGTGGAAAAGATATCACCGGCTTTTGTTACGCTTGTGCAAAATGTTCCACTTATTATCACACACTATGCTCATTAGCATTACCTCTTTCAATGGAACTGCCATCCCATTGCCAAAAACTGGACTTAGAATTCTGTCCACCCTATGATTTTAAATGCGACTTATGCAAAAAGCCTAGTTATAAAGGGTGGCTTTACCATTGCAGCTCTTGCGAATTTGATGCTCATATTTCATGTGCTATTACACATCAAGGAGCTGATATTGAAAATCAATGA